A single genomic interval of Candidatus Neomarinimicrobiota bacterium harbors:
- a CDS encoding site-specific DNA-methyltransferase — protein MATYHKLIIGNCMSMDEISDNSVHLMVTSPPYFNAPFDYKGLFKSYGQYLGVLKRFAQETYRVLQVGRIAVLNIDDMLINGEKFPITADATKIFLEVGFKYRDRIIWKKPDGYLRISRRSGVILQNPYPMYFYPDNLLESIIIFQKGKKFNYRSIPKEVREASKIDKKEFSDNKWYMTLWEMNNVLPGSPLEKDIAAFPEELPYRLIKLFSYKGETVLDPFVGSGTTMKVARDLGRNSIGIEIKKSLIPIIKKKLGFGEQTAFFNTDDKLEIIIRKPGKYGPIR, from the coding sequence ATGGCTACTTATCACAAACTTATAATTGGAAATTGTATGAGCATGGATGAGATATCGGATAATAGTGTTCATTTGATGGTAACTTCTCCTCCATATTTCAATGCCCCTTTTGATTACAAAGGATTGTTTAAAAGTTATGGACAATATCTTGGGGTGTTAAAAAGATTTGCTCAGGAAACTTATAGAGTTCTTCAAGTAGGGAGAATTGCTGTATTAAATATTGACGATATGCTCATCAATGGAGAAAAATTTCCAATAACTGCTGATGCTACAAAGATTTTTCTTGAGGTAGGTTTTAAATACAGAGATAGAATTATTTGGAAAAAACCCGATGGGTATTTAAGGATTAGTAGAAGGAGTGGGGTTATTTTGCAAAACCCTTATCCTATGTATTTTTATCCAGATAATTTACTGGAGAGTATTATAATTTTTCAGAAAGGCAAAAAATTTAATTACCGTTCTATCCCTAAAGAAGTAAGAGAGGCTTCCAAAATAGACAAAAAAGAATTTTCGGATAACAAATGGTATATGACACTTTGGGAAATGAATAACGTATTGCCGGGTTCTCCCCTAGAAAAAGATATTGCAGCTTTTCCAGAGGAACTGCCTTATAGATTAATAAAGCTCTTTTCCTATAAAGGAGAAACAGTTTTAGATCCCTTTGTGGGAAGTGGAACAACAATGAAAGTAGCCAGAGATTTAGGCAGAAACAGCATTGGCATAGAAATCAAGAAATCCTTAATCCCAATTATTAAGAAAAAGTTAGGGTTTGGTGAACAGACAGCTTTTTTTAATACAGATGACAAATTGGAAATAATTATTCGTAAACCGGGAAAATATGGACCTATCCGCTAA
- a CDS encoding helix-turn-helix transcriptional regulator — MENNQGNKLVNKIGILRTDLRLFQGELDCKVDVPYTTLTKIETSVIKKPLVYVAEKIAKALNTTLDDLIN; from the coding sequence ATGGAAAATAATCAAGGCAATAAATTAGTAAATAAAATAGGAATATTAAGAACCGATCTTAGATTGTTTCAAGGCGAACTTGACTGTAAAGTCGATGTGCCTTACACAACTTTGACCAAGATCGAGACAAGCGTTATTAAAAAGCCTTTGGTGTATGTAGCGGAGAAGATTGCGAAAGCGTTAAATACAACATTGGATGATTTAATAAACTGA